From the genome of Sphingobacterium sp. UGAL515B_05:
TAGTGAATAATGGGTCTGCGATTGTCTTAGCACTTGGCTCGATTTGAGTACGTACATAAGCAAAAGCCTGAAGCAAAGTAATCCCTAAAGTTAAATAGCGAGTAATCTGATTCATTTTTTGACGACCACTTTCCCCTTCTTTCTGCATCTTTTGGAAGTAAGGAACCGCGATGCCCAGCAATTGAACAACAATGGATGCCGAGATATATGGCATTACCCCTAAAGCAAAGATAGCCGAACGAGAGAAAGATCCCCCCGCAAACATATCCAATAAGCCCAATAAACCCTCTTTTTGACCAGAAGCCAAAGCATGAGGATTTACACCTGGTAATACCACGTGACATCCAATACGGTAAATCAAAAGAAAAAGTAAGGTATTTAAAATACGCGTACGTAAATCATCGATTTTCCAAATATTGGTTAAGGTTGTGATTAGTTTCTTCATTTATTAAATTTTAACGATAGAACCGCCTGCAGCTTCAATCGCTTTTTGAGCAGAAGCAGTAAACGCGTGCGCTGTTACTTCAACTTTAGCTTTCAACTCACCGCGACCCAAGATTTTAACTTTGTCATTTTTAGACACTAAACCATGAGCTTTCAATGCGTCGAAATCTACAGCTGTTAAATTGTGTTTCTCGATCAACGCTTGTAAAGTATCTAAGTTTACACCATTATACTCAACACGGTTGATGTTTTTGAAACCAAATTTAGGCACACGACGTTGCAAAGGCATTTGACCACCTTCGAAACCGATTTTCGTAGAGTGACCTGAACGAGAACCAGCACCTTTGTGACCACGTGTTGAAGTACCACCACGACCAGAACCAGTACCACGGCCAATACGTTTGCTACTTTTTACTGCACCTTTTGCAGGTTTTAAATTACTTAAGTTCATTTTAAACTAAATTGTGCTAGCCCTTCGCTCTCACTAAACAGGTACTAGCGATTAAAAAATAATGATTATTAATAACAAGTAATGGAAGAAGC
Proteins encoded in this window:
- the rplO gene encoding 50S ribosomal protein L15, which produces MNLSNLKPAKGAVKSSKRIGRGTGSGRGGTSTRGHKGAGSRSGHSTKIGFEGGQMPLQRRVPKFGFKNINRVEYNGVNLDTLQALIEKHNLTAVDFDALKAHGLVSKNDKVKILGRGELKAKVEVTAHAFTASAQKAIEAAGGSIVKI